The following proteins come from a genomic window of Anaerobutyricum hallii:
- a CDS encoding prephenate dehydrogenase — protein MNANHMTIGFIGLGLIGGSIAKTIRRIHPDSIIYGFDTNTDSLKAAKEDGTLNQYFETLDPTFSSCDIIFLCAPVSNNIEYLKELKDIVSENCLLTDVGSVKEPIQTAIKELDMETNFIGGHPMVGSEKSGYAYANDHLLENAYYFLTPSERTLFQLTTKFSSFIQGLGALAVSLKPEEHDFITAAISHVPHIVAAELVHLVRRADRNNGMLKQLAAGGFKDITRIASSSPVMWEQICENNSSNIRTLLTSMIHDLQEVIDQLDNKNGAYVNEYFKEAGEYRNSVPDHSIGLFDKVHKLYVHIPDQPGTIATVASLLAFNSISLKNIGIIYNREFEEGVLEIVLYDEESCQKGAQVLEERNYIVHIR, from the coding sequence ATGAACGCAAATCATATGACAATCGGCTTTATCGGCCTTGGACTAATCGGCGGCTCTATCGCCAAAACAATACGAAGAATACATCCGGATAGCATTATTTATGGATTCGATACAAATACCGACTCTCTTAAAGCAGCTAAAGAAGATGGCACTTTAAATCAATACTTTGAAACACTTGATCCAACATTTTCTTCCTGTGACATTATCTTTCTCTGCGCACCGGTTTCAAATAATATTGAATATTTAAAAGAATTAAAAGATATTGTTTCGGAAAACTGTCTGCTTACCGATGTCGGAAGTGTGAAGGAACCAATTCAGACTGCCATCAAAGAACTTGATATGGAGACAAACTTTATTGGCGGTCATCCGATGGTTGGCTCTGAAAAATCTGGATATGCTTACGCCAATGATCACCTTCTTGAAAATGCATACTATTTTCTGACACCAAGTGAGCGTACACTATTTCAACTTACAACAAAGTTTTCTTCCTTTATTCAGGGATTAGGCGCATTAGCCGTTTCTTTAAAACCAGAAGAACACGATTTTATCACAGCCGCAATCAGCCATGTACCGCATATTGTTGCTGCAGAACTCGTACATCTTGTCCGACGTGCAGACCGGAACAACGGTATGTTAAAGCAGCTTGCTGCCGGAGGTTTTAAGGATATCACGCGAATTGCTTCTTCTTCTCCGGTTATGTGGGAACAGATCTGTGAAAATAACTCTTCCAATATAAGAACTTTACTTACTTCTATGATTCATGATCTTCAGGAAGTTATTGATCAGCTTGACAATAAGAATGGCGCATATGTCAATGAATACTTTAAAGAAGCCGGTGAATATCGAAATTCTGTACCCGACCATTCCATTGGCTTATTTGATAAAGTACATAAACTTTATGTACATATTCCAGACCAGCCAGGTACAATCGCTACAGTTGCTTCTCTGCTTGCTTTCAACAGCATCAGCTTAAAAAATATTGGTATCATATATAATCGAGAGTTTGAAGAAGGTGTTTTAGAAATCGTTCTTTACGATGAGG
- a CDS encoding elongation factor G, whose product MNVYATESIRNVVLLGHGGCGKTSLIESMAFTTGIIKRVRTVTEGGTVSDYDKEEVKRKFSIQSSVIPLEVDGVKVNLLDTPGFFDFSGEVYEALSVADGAIIVINGKSGVEVGTRKSFEFCAKRGIPVIVYITCVEDEHVDASAIIDELRESYGNKIVPFHMPMKEGTEFKGFINAAKMLECRLQPNGTYYEKEVEEGVNEELDEYRQQLMEGVAETSEELMEKFFAEEPFTEDEIKTAIVSSIAKRDLMPVICGAINTDYGANILLHDMVKYFSAPGTVTDQFVGIKVKTDEPVSAAYDVSQPVSAYVFKTIADPFVGRFSLVKVTDGILKADSAVYNANRDAEERIGKLYVLRGKEQIEVNALYAGDIGAIAKLSVTKTGDTLSPKANPIIFEKAEMPEPYTFVRYVTKTKGDEDKVSAALKKLMDEDLTLKEVNDKANRQMLLYGLGDQHLEIVKSKLADRYKVEIELVKPKVAFKETIRGKVEVRGKYKKQSGGHGQYGDVLMEFEPSGDLETPYVFDEKIFGGAVPKNYFPAVEKGIAESCLKGPLAGYPVVGIKATLTDGSYHPVDSSEMAFKMAAITAFKNGVMDAKPVLLEPIVNLKVDVLDKNTGDVMGDLNKRRGRILGMNPLEGGRQELVADIPLASLIGYSTDLRSMTGGSGEFSYEFSRYEQMPADAQEKVLKEAAAEKENIK is encoded by the coding sequence ATGAACGTATATGCAACCGAAAGTATTAGAAATGTCGTATTACTTGGACATGGTGGCTGTGGCAAGACTTCTTTAATTGAATCTATGGCTTTTACAACGGGGATTATTAAGAGGGTTCGTACAGTAACAGAAGGCGGTACAGTAAGTGATTACGATAAAGAAGAGGTTAAAAGAAAGTTTTCTATTCAGTCCTCAGTTATTCCTCTGGAGGTAGATGGAGTTAAGGTGAATCTTTTAGACACACCAGGTTTCTTTGATTTTTCAGGTGAGGTGTACGAAGCATTAAGTGTAGCAGATGGCGCGATCATCGTTATTAATGGTAAGTCCGGAGTAGAAGTTGGAACAAGAAAGAGTTTTGAATTTTGTGCGAAGAGAGGCATTCCGGTTATCGTATATATTACATGTGTAGAAGATGAACATGTAGATGCTTCTGCGATTATTGATGAACTTCGAGAAAGCTATGGTAACAAGATCGTACCGTTCCATATGCCAATGAAGGAAGGAACAGAATTTAAAGGATTTATCAATGCAGCGAAGATGTTAGAGTGTCGTTTACAGCCGAATGGAACTTACTACGAAAAAGAAGTAGAAGAAGGCGTGAATGAGGAGCTTGATGAATATCGTCAGCAGTTGATGGAAGGTGTTGCTGAGACAAGCGAAGAACTTATGGAGAAGTTCTTTGCAGAAGAGCCATTTACAGAAGATGAGATTAAGACGGCGATTGTTTCTTCTATTGCAAAGAGAGACCTTATGCCTGTTATCTGTGGAGCAATCAATACAGATTATGGTGCTAATATTCTTCTTCATGATATGGTGAAGTATTTCTCCGCACCAGGTACCGTTACAGATCAGTTTGTTGGAATTAAAGTAAAGACAGATGAACCGGTGAGCGCAGCTTATGATGTAAGTCAGCCGGTAAGTGCTTATGTATTTAAGACGATCGCAGATCCATTTGTAGGCCGTTTTTCTTTAGTAAAGGTTACAGATGGTATTTTAAAGGCAGATAGTGCTGTATATAATGCAAACAGAGATGCAGAAGAGCGTATCGGTAAGCTCTATGTTTTAAGAGGTAAGGAACAGATTGAAGTGAATGCTCTTTATGCAGGTGATATTGGAGCAATCGCAAAACTTTCTGTTACAAAGACGGGGGATACTTTATCACCGAAGGCTAACCCTATCATCTTTGAGAAAGCTGAGATGCCGGAACCATATACATTTGTCCGCTATGTCACAAAGACAAAGGGTGATGAAGATAAAGTTTCTGCTGCTCTTAAGAAGTTGATGGATGAAGATCTTACGTTAAAAGAAGTTAATGACAAAGCGAACCGTCAGATGTTATTATATGGTTTAGGAGATCAGCATCTTGAAATTGTAAAGAGTAAGCTTGCCGACCGATATAAAGTGGAAATCGAACTTGTAAAGCCAAAGGTAGCATTTAAAGAGACGATCCGAGGCAAAGTAGAAGTTCGTGGTAAGTATAAGAAACAGTCGGGTGGACATGGTCAGTATGGTGATGTTCTTATGGAATTTGAACCATCTGGCGATTTAGAAACACCATATGTATTTGATGAGAAGATTTTCGGTGGAGCTGTTCCAAAGAACTACTTCCCGGCAGTAGAGAAGGGTATTGCAGAAAGTTGTCTGAAGGGACCTTTAGCTGGATATCCGGTTGTTGGAATTAAAGCAACCTTGACAGATGGTTCTTATCATCCGGTTGACTCATCTGAGATGGCATTCAAGATGGCAGCGATCACAGCATTTAAGAATGGTGTGATGGATGCAAAACCAGTTCTTCTTGAACCGATTGTAAATCTTAAAGTAGATGTTCTTGATAAGAATACCGGTGATGTTATGGGTGACTTGAATAAGCGCCGCGGTCGTATTCTTGGAATGAATCCATTAGAAGGTGGAAGACAGGAATTAGTAGCAGACATTCCTTTGGCAAGCCTGATTGGATATTCTACAGATTTACGTTCCATGACAGGTGGAAGTGGAGAATTCTCCTATGAATTTAGCAGATATGAGCAGATGCCGGCAGATGCTCAGGAAAAAGTATTAAAAGAAGCAGCGGCTGAAAAGGAGAATATTAAATAA
- a CDS encoding HD domain-containing protein produces MIDKAITFATKAHEGQFRKGTKLPYIVHPLEVGVIVSRMTQDKEVIAAAILHDTLEDCKEVTFSVLCQEFGERVAEIVRAESEEKGGTWNERKANTVRRLKEEKVSDVKLVALADKLSNARSLKRDYQMVGDKLWQRFNMKDKAQQAWYYRGLCDSLKNMEEFPEYWEFCELIAYVFRGVVVE; encoded by the coding sequence ATGATTGATAAAGCGATTACATTTGCTACGAAGGCGCATGAAGGTCAATTTCGGAAAGGAACAAAGCTTCCGTATATTGTGCATCCGTTAGAGGTGGGGGTTATTGTCTCACGAATGACACAGGATAAGGAAGTGATTGCAGCAGCAATTCTTCATGACACATTGGAAGATTGTAAAGAAGTAACGTTTTCTGTACTCTGTCAGGAATTTGGAGAAAGGGTGGCAGAGATTGTAAGAGCCGAGAGTGAGGAAAAGGGGGGGACCTGGAACGAGCGAAAGGCTAATACAGTAAGAAGATTAAAAGAAGAGAAAGTTTCTGATGTGAAGTTGGTTGCTTTGGCAGATAAGCTTTCAAATGCACGTTCCTTAAAACGAGATTATCAAATGGTTGGTGATAAGCTGTGGCAGCGTTTTAATATGAAAGACAAAGCACAGCAGGCCTGGTATTACAGGGGGTTATGTGATTCGTTAAAGAATATGGAGGAGTTTCCAGAGTATTGGGAATTTTGTGAATTGATTGCTTATGTGTTTCGCGGTGTAGTTGTAGAGTAG
- a CDS encoding ACT domain-containing protein, with protein sequence MENSSKFYMVKKKALPEILLKVAEANALLNRGKARTIKEAIDAVGISRSSYYKYKDDIFPIHEKIQGKTITFVMEMEDRPGLLSSILKVVADCKANILSIHQSIPVNHIALITLSVMILPITDDVAELFDRIENADGINNLKIVSEE encoded by the coding sequence ATGGAGAACAGTTCTAAATTTTATATGGTAAAAAAGAAAGCTTTGCCCGAAATATTATTAAAAGTGGCAGAAGCGAATGCTTTGCTAAACAGGGGGAAAGCAAGGACAATTAAGGAAGCGATAGATGCTGTTGGTATCAGTCGGAGTTCTTATTACAAATATAAAGATGATATCTTTCCTATTCATGAAAAGATACAGGGGAAAACGATTACCTTTGTAATGGAAATGGAAGACCGGCCGGGTCTGCTTTCCAGCATATTAAAGGTTGTAGCAGATTGCAAGGCAAATATTTTGTCGATACATCAGAGTATACCGGTAAATCATATTGCGCTTATAACGTTAAGTGTAATGATTTTACCAATTACAGATGATGTGGCAGAACTTTTTGATAGAATTGAAAATGCAGATGGAATTAATAATCTGAAGATTGTTTCAGAAGAATAA
- a CDS encoding homoserine dehydrogenase, whose protein sequence is MINVAVLGYGTIGSGVVEVLQTNAAVIAKRVGEDIAVKYILDLRDFPGNPNADKVVHDYDIIDKDSDIQVVVECMGGVEPAYTFVKKALLNGKSVATSNKELVAKHGAELIAIAREKNINFLFEASVGGGIPIVRPLLRCLTADVIEEVSGILNGTTNYMLTRMGEEGLSFEEALKEAQEKGYAELHPEADVEGYDACRKVAILSSLAFGQQVDFEDIYTEGITKITAEDFCYAAKMKKSIKLLGSSWKTDDKFYAMVCPMLLDNEHPLSGVKDVFNAIFVRGNMVDETMFYGKGAGKLPTASAVAADVIDCAKHIGKNIKILWEPEKLTLSDLGNFERKYFVRMPADTAEETIQNIFGTVEMISVDGIDEKAFITGLMKESAFNAAAEKAGNIINRIRLD, encoded by the coding sequence ATGATAAATGTAGCGGTGTTAGGATATGGCACGATTGGTTCAGGTGTAGTAGAAGTACTGCAGACCAATGCCGCAGTCATTGCAAAGAGAGTAGGAGAGGACATTGCCGTAAAATATATTTTGGATCTGAGAGATTTTCCAGGAAATCCGAATGCGGATAAAGTTGTCCATGATTACGATATTATCGATAAAGATAGCGATATTCAGGTTGTTGTAGAGTGTATGGGCGGTGTGGAGCCGGCTTATACTTTTGTAAAAAAAGCATTGCTTAATGGAAAAAGTGTTGCAACTTCGAATAAAGAACTGGTTGCAAAACATGGGGCAGAACTCATTGCGATCGCTCGAGAAAAGAACATAAACTTTTTATTTGAAGCAAGCGTTGGCGGCGGTATCCCGATCGTTCGTCCGTTACTGCGCTGCCTCACAGCAGATGTGATTGAAGAAGTCAGTGGTATTTTAAATGGTACGACAAATTATATGCTTACAAGAATGGGAGAAGAAGGACTTTCCTTTGAAGAAGCTTTAAAGGAAGCACAGGAAAAAGGATATGCAGAACTTCATCCGGAAGCAGATGTAGAAGGTTATGATGCCTGTCGTAAGGTTGCGATATTATCTTCTCTCGCATTTGGACAGCAGGTTGATTTTGAAGATATTTATACAGAAGGTATTACAAAAATTACTGCAGAAGATTTTTGTTATGCTGCAAAAATGAAAAAGAGCATCAAACTTCTTGGAAGCAGCTGGAAAACAGATGACAAGTTTTATGCTATGGTATGTCCGATGCTTTTAGATAATGAACATCCACTTTCAGGAGTAAAAGATGTATTTAACGCAATTTTTGTACGTGGAAATATGGTAGATGAGACAATGTTTTATGGTAAAGGAGCTGGAAAGCTTCCTACAGCCAGTGCAGTGGCAGCGGATGTTATAGATTGTGCGAAACATATCGGAAAGAATATTAAAATTCTTTGGGAACCGGAAAAACTTACATTAAGCGATCTTGGAAACTTTGAGAGAAAATATTTTGTAAGAATGCCAGCAGACACTGCAGAAGAAACAATACAGAATATATTCGGAACAGTGGAGATGATTTCAGTGGATGGAATTGATGAAAAAGCATTTATCACAGGGCTTATGAAAGAAAGCGCCTTTAATGCGGCAGCAGAAAAAGCAGGAAATATTATTAACCGTATCCGTCTTGACTGA